A stretch of DNA from Acidobacteriota bacterium:
GCCGGCAGGGCCATCGATGGCGATGACCAGCCGCTTGGCTTTGCTCTCGCTAGTCATGCGCCCCGTTTTTCATGCACCCCGCTTGGCGCGCGGACGCGTGTCCGTGCGCGCCGGCGTGATCTGGATGAGCGTACGCTGGCCGATGTGGACGAAAGAGAGTTCGCGCGCGGAAAGCAGCGCGTTCACCGCCTCCTTGATGCGCGAACGCGGCGCCAGGTGCGCGAGCACCGCTTCGACTTCGGCGGGTTCCGCGGCGACGGCCGCGTCCAGATACTTCGAGAGCATGGCCGAGAGCGCCTCCACGGTCGAGAGCGACACGCCTTGCTTGGTCTCTTTCGGCGCCCAGCGCGCGAAGGTATCCCACACCGCGCCTTCGTGCGGGTCGTGTCCTACGCGCGTGATCTTCAGCCGCGCCCACAGCTCGGCGAGCGCGCGGTCGAGCGCGGAGATGGAAAGATCTCCCTTCAGCAGCGTGCGCAACTGCTGTTTTCCGACTGGGCCTTTTTGCTGGATGACCTTGAAGGCGTCGGCGGCGAGGGGCGAGAGCTTGTCGCCCTTGCTCGTCCCTTTCTTCTCCTGCGCCGTGACCAGCGCGTGGAAGTAGGGGAACAGCGACGCGGCGACCAGCAGGTTCGATTGTCCGAGCAGGTTCGATTCGAAGGCCGACTTCTCGCGCAGTAGGCGCAGCATGAGCTCTTCCGCTTCGAGCGCGCGCGGATCGCTGA
This window harbors:
- a CDS encoding winged helix DNA-binding domain-containing protein, whose product is MTDSELQQQRKAKWRVDGNAVRTLEDARAFLEDVGMCLVYPVRPALPLPTWIGAFTGSEERLPDARHAFSDPRALEAEELMLRLLREKSAFESNLLGQSNLLVAASLFPYFHALVTAQEKKGTSKGDKLSPLAADAFKVIQQKGPVGKQQLRTLLKGDLSISALDRALAELWARLKITRVGHDPHEGAVWDTFARWAPKETKQGVSLSTVEALSAMLSKYLDAAVAAEPAEVEAVLAHLAPRSRIKEAVNALLSARELSFVHIGQRTLIQITPARTDTRPRAKRGA